TTGGATTTTTTATtttattgacttgtatgaaataCAGGTTTTATGGTATGTTCAATTTACAAACCAATCCtatcaaatttttttttaaaaatatgttaCATTAGGTACTTAAATTGGGGCCGCCTGTGGGACCCACCCATGGGGCCccatttttttttacaaattctaagtgcaaaggtaacatacatagtgtgatactatagacacagTTTAATATTACCTTTGACTGCTATTGTAACACGAATGTCAATGTTACACCAGGCCAAAAGggatgttaccttaggggccaaaggtaacttgaaaaaaagcaacttaatttttatgttaccttagggctttttttggctgtggtaacacttttttgggcctgttgtaacattttcttggtgttgttgtaggccatttatggtgtagtgaaaCAAAGGAAGGAGCAGTTGGTCTGTACTATCCGATGCTAACGCGAAGCAACTATACAACATGGTCTCTAAAGATGAAGGTGTTCATGAAGGCGCAAGGAGTATGGGGTGCGATTGAACAGATTGACCCTGAGACAACCGTGGAGGACAAAATGGTGTAGATGGCCCTAGCAGTGATTTATCAGGGCGTTCCAGAGGACATATTATTGACCATTGCTGATAAAGAAACGGCCAAAGAGGCCCGGGACACGATCAAAACGCTGTGTACGGCTGAAGAGCGGGTAAAGGAGGCAAAAGTGCAAATATTGAAAGGAGAGTTTGAATCTCTGGTCATCAAAGAAACTGACTAGGTGGATGACTTTTGTATGAAGCTGATTGCAATTGTGACCAACATAAGGGTTCTTGGAGAAAAAGTGGAGGAAGCAAGTGTAGTAAGGAAAATCTTGCGAGTAGTCCCTGACAAGTTTCTTCAAATCGTCTCAAACACTGAGCAATTTGGAGATACGAAGGCTATGATAGTTGAAGAAGTAATTGGGTGTCTCAAGGCCCGCGAAAAAAGAATAAAAGGGAAGTCTGAAAGCGTTGGAGGACAGCTTCTGCTCACAAAGGAAGACTGGGCAAAGAGAACAACCAAGCATGGGTACAAATATTCAAACTCAGAGGACGAGAGGTAAATGTGGTTTCCGTGGGAGAGGAAGAGGAAATCCTCGATTTAATGGAAATGGTAGAGGTCGTCAAGAATAATCCAGCTTAAGTGAAGGGACAAATAAGGTTATCAATGCACCGCGTGATAGAAGTAAAGTCAAGTGTTTTAACTGTAACGTGTATGGCCATTATGCAGCCGAATGCAGGAAACcacgaagagagagagagagagagagagagagagagagagagagagagagagagagagagagagagagaagcaCAGAACAGACCCCGGAGTCCAACCTTACAAAATTTGAAGATGATGAACCCACCCTTCTGTTGTCAGAAACTGATCAGAACGAAGGAGGAACAGTGCTATTGAATAAAGAAAAAGTTTTTCCTGATATCAGTCGAGACGGAAGCACAAAATCAGACAACAACTCGTGGTACCTTGATAACGGTGCCAATAATCATATGACTGGACACCGTGAGAAGTTCAGTGAGTTAAATGAAAATATGAAAGGAAATGTGCATTTTAGAGATGGCTCCACTGTTAAAATTGAAGGAAAAGGTACGATTGTATTTAAGTGTAAAAATGGAGATGAACTAAAATTGAAGGATGTCTATTTCATTCTGTCTTTGTGTGTAACAATATTATATCTCTTGGGCATTGTCTGAAAATGGCAAAAAGGTTGTGGCAGGCTTTTAATGAAAGTGCAGAGATAAGCAAACAGCTTATACAAGATAGTAATTAAAGAGTAAAATCCAGTATGTATGCTGTCAAAAATGGAGGAGTTAACTTGGCTTTGGCACTCGAGATTGGAACACATAAATTTTCAAGCATTGCGCACGATGTCTAGCAAAGAGATGGCCCAAGATTTTCCCAGATTGATGCAAATTAAAGGAGCTTATAGTGGTTGCCTACTGTCCAAACAAGCACGGAAGCCGTTTCCACCAAAATCTGAGTTCGTGACAAAAGAAAAGATGGAACTAATCCATGCCGATTTATATGGCTCGTTTACTCCGCCAACTCCAGCTGGGAGCAGGTACATGTTTCTGTTAGTCGATGATTATAGTCGTGCCATGAGGGTATATATATTGAAATACAAGGACCAGGCACTCG
This genomic interval from Apium graveolens cultivar Ventura chromosome 8, ASM990537v1, whole genome shotgun sequence contains the following:
- the LOC141680798 gene encoding uncharacterized protein LOC141680798, with the protein product MALAVIYQGVPEDILLTIADKETAKEARDTIKTLCTAEERLIAIVTNIRVLGEKVEEASVVRKILRVVPDKFLQIVSNTEQFGDTKAMIVEEVIGCLKAREKRIKGKSESVGGQLLLTKEDWAKRTTKHGYKYSNSEDESRDGSTKSDNNSWYLDNGANNHMTGHREKFSELNENMKGNVHFRDGSTVKIEGKGCGRLLMKVQR